From the genome of Amycolatopsis sp. NBC_01488, one region includes:
- a CDS encoding dTDP-4-dehydrorhamnose 3,5-epimerase family protein has protein sequence MEFRRLSVPDAFEFSPRAFPDERGLFVAPFQEEVLREAVGHPLRLAQANHSVSRRGAIRGIHFADTPPGQAKYIYCARGSLLDVVVDLRVGSPSFGTWDAVRLDSQRFNSAYLAEGLGHGFIALEDDTVMAYLCSEPYNPTGEHGITPLDPALGLPWPADIEPILSEKDRTAPTLAEAQEQGLLPSYQDCVAYYDKLRSAR, from the coding sequence ATGGAATTCCGCCGGCTGAGCGTCCCGGACGCCTTCGAGTTCTCCCCCCGGGCGTTCCCCGACGAGCGGGGCCTGTTCGTCGCCCCCTTCCAGGAGGAGGTCCTCCGCGAGGCGGTCGGGCACCCCCTGCGGCTCGCCCAGGCCAACCACAGCGTGTCGCGGCGCGGCGCGATCCGCGGCATCCACTTCGCCGACACCCCGCCCGGCCAGGCGAAGTACATCTACTGCGCGCGCGGCTCGCTGCTGGACGTCGTCGTGGACCTCCGCGTCGGCTCGCCGAGCTTCGGCACGTGGGACGCCGTCCGGCTCGACTCCCAGCGGTTCAACTCGGCGTACCTCGCCGAAGGCCTCGGACACGGCTTCATCGCCCTCGAGGACGACACGGTGATGGCCTACCTGTGCTCCGAGCCGTACAACCCGACGGGCGAACACGGCATCACCCCGCTGGACCCGGCACTGGGCCTGCCCTGGCCCGCGGACATCGAGCCGATCCTGTCCGAGAAGGACCGCACCGCGCCCACGCTGGCCGAAGCCCAGGAGCAGGGCCTGCTGCCGTCCTACCAGGACTGCGTCGCCTACTACGACAAGCTGCGCTCGGCGCGGTGA
- a CDS encoding NAD(P)-dependent malic enzyme, with translation MSDPTGAGAPVTDEEIFTGHEGGKLSVAATRPISSPRDLSIAYTPGVAKVSRAIAEDAAKAKRYTWADRLVVVVSDGTAVLGLGDIGASASLPVMEGKSVLFKTFGGLDSIPLVLDTTDVDEIVETLVRLRPSYGAVNLEDVSAPRCFELEDKLKEALDCPVMHDDQHGTAIVTLAALRGANLVLDRAIADQRVVVSGAGAAGVACARILQEAGIGDVTVLDSRGIIHPGRDGLNPIKARLASTTNKAGLQGGLAEALEGADVFLGLSGATIDETLLGRMAGGGIVFALSNPDPEVHPDVAARYASIVATGRSDFPNQINNVLAFPGVFRGALDSGARAITEGMKLAAAEAIVSVAMDDLGPDRIVPSPLDPRVAPEVAAAVAKAAEADGVTD, from the coding sequence ATGAGCGACCCCACCGGCGCCGGAGCGCCGGTCACCGACGAAGAGATCTTCACCGGGCACGAGGGCGGCAAGCTCTCGGTGGCGGCCACCCGCCCGATTTCCAGCCCGCGTGACCTTTCGATCGCGTACACCCCCGGGGTGGCGAAGGTGAGCCGCGCGATCGCCGAGGACGCGGCCAAGGCCAAGCGGTACACGTGGGCGGACCGGCTCGTCGTCGTGGTGAGCGACGGGACGGCGGTGCTGGGCCTCGGCGACATCGGCGCGAGCGCGTCGCTGCCGGTCATGGAGGGCAAGTCGGTCCTGTTCAAGACCTTCGGCGGGCTCGACTCGATCCCGCTGGTGCTGGACACCACCGACGTCGACGAGATCGTCGAGACGCTGGTGCGGCTGCGGCCGTCCTACGGCGCCGTCAACCTGGAGGACGTCTCCGCGCCGCGGTGCTTCGAGCTGGAGGACAAGCTCAAGGAGGCGCTCGACTGCCCGGTCATGCACGACGACCAGCACGGCACGGCGATCGTGACGCTGGCCGCGCTGCGCGGCGCCAACCTGGTCCTCGACCGGGCGATCGCCGACCAGCGCGTGGTCGTCTCCGGCGCCGGCGCGGCGGGGGTCGCGTGCGCGCGGATCCTGCAGGAGGCCGGCATCGGCGACGTCACGGTCCTCGACTCGCGCGGCATCATCCACCCGGGTCGGGACGGCCTGAACCCGATCAAGGCGCGCCTGGCGTCGACGACGAACAAGGCCGGTCTCCAGGGCGGCCTGGCGGAGGCGCTGGAAGGCGCGGACGTGTTCCTCGGCCTGTCCGGCGCGACGATCGACGAGACGCTGCTCGGCCGGATGGCGGGCGGCGGCATCGTGTTCGCACTGTCCAACCCGGACCCGGAGGTGCACCCGGACGTGGCGGCGCGCTACGCGTCGATCGTGGCCACCGGGCGCAGCGACTTCCCGAACCAGATCAACAACGTGCTGGCGTTCCCGGGCGTCTTCCGCGGCGCACTGGACTCCGGCGCGCGGGCGATCACCGAGGGCATGAAGCTGGCGGCCGCCGAGGCGATCGTGTCGGTGGCGATGGACGACCTGGGCCCGGATCGGATCGTCCCGAGCCCGCTCGACCCGCGGGTGGCCCCTGAGGTCGCGGCCGCGGTGGCGAAGGCCGCGGAAGCCGACGGCGTCACGGACTGA
- a CDS encoding bis-aminopropyl spermidine synthase family protein, producing the protein MKALDDVLAAHGVGVRPLHRVIDLLRTGDHDLGELVRLSAAPRRSVEDVLTALGDDLDRSGDRLRIAPGVAASYLQYSAPRYADPLDDAVAAHELLPKVAEWVAEVPPPLAALDHVQATPETVLRRALWLDARYDLAPARLLFLGDHDLTSLAVRAVCPAASLTVVDLDERVLAYLDDRSGREIATAHADLRVGLPPAFTSGFDLVFSDPPYTPEGMGLFAARGVQALREPAEGRLLFAYGYSPRHPALGAQVQRSLATLGLTFEAILPDFNRYFGAQAIGSAADLYVCQPTAKAKKMRGGKGKSAIYTHGPQSVEAAGTKPALLDKLKEIAVADGLSLESRPVDWSISGPEGDAVAMDLTADPGPWLLRTLLGTNARRLALLVPNGHPDLADQASQTALSTLVRGKYTLRYLRSTPDNRHAVVVADAVEQQDEILTRAHARLANVSLDVPADLRDLRLVDVPRHRLTELL; encoded by the coding sequence GTGAAGGCACTCGACGACGTCCTCGCCGCGCACGGCGTCGGCGTCCGCCCGCTGCACCGCGTCATCGACCTCCTGCGCACCGGCGACCACGACCTCGGCGAGCTGGTGCGGCTGAGCGCGGCGCCGCGCCGCAGCGTGGAGGACGTCCTCACGGCGCTGGGCGACGACCTCGACCGCAGCGGCGACCGGCTGCGGATCGCCCCTGGCGTCGCCGCGTCGTACCTGCAGTACAGCGCGCCTCGCTACGCCGACCCGCTCGACGACGCCGTCGCGGCGCACGAGTTGCTGCCGAAGGTCGCCGAGTGGGTCGCGGAGGTGCCGCCACCGCTGGCCGCGCTCGACCACGTGCAGGCGACGCCGGAAACCGTGCTGCGCCGCGCGTTGTGGCTGGACGCGCGCTACGACCTCGCGCCGGCGCGGCTGCTGTTCCTCGGCGACCACGACCTGACGTCGCTGGCGGTGCGCGCGGTCTGCCCGGCGGCGTCCCTGACCGTCGTCGACCTCGACGAGCGCGTGCTGGCCTACCTCGACGACCGCAGCGGGCGCGAGATCGCCACCGCGCACGCGGACCTGCGCGTCGGCCTGCCGCCGGCCTTCACCAGCGGCTTCGACCTGGTGTTCAGCGATCCGCCGTACACGCCCGAAGGGATGGGCCTGTTCGCGGCGCGCGGCGTGCAGGCGCTGCGGGAGCCGGCCGAGGGACGGCTGCTGTTCGCGTACGGCTACAGCCCGCGGCACCCGGCGCTGGGCGCGCAGGTGCAGCGGTCGCTGGCCACGCTCGGGCTCACGTTCGAGGCGATCCTGCCGGACTTCAACCGCTACTTCGGGGCGCAGGCGATCGGCAGCGCGGCCGACCTGTACGTCTGCCAGCCGACGGCGAAGGCCAAGAAGATGCGCGGCGGCAAGGGGAAGTCGGCGATCTACACGCACGGCCCGCAGTCGGTGGAGGCGGCCGGGACGAAACCGGCGCTGCTGGACAAGCTGAAGGAAATCGCCGTCGCGGACGGGCTTTCGCTGGAATCGCGGCCGGTGGACTGGTCGATCTCCGGACCGGAGGGCGACGCCGTCGCGATGGACCTCACGGCCGACCCGGGCCCGTGGCTGCTGCGCACCCTGCTGGGCACGAACGCCCGCCGCCTGGCACTGCTGGTGCCGAACGGGCACCCGGACCTGGCGGACCAGGCGTCGCAGACCGCCCTGAGCACGCTGGTCCGGGGCAAGTACACGCTGCGGTACCTGCGGAGCACGCCGGACAACCGGCACGCGGTGGTCGTCGCGGACGCGGTGGAGCAGCAGGACGAGATCCTGACCCGCGCCCACGCCCGGCTGGCGAACGTCTCCCTCGACGTCCCGGCCGACCTGCGCGACCTGCGCCTGGTCGACGTCCCCCGCCACCGCCTCACCGAACTCCTCTGA
- a CDS encoding ABC transporter ATP-binding protein, producing the protein MTIEFRDVTKQYPDGTVAVDKLNLTVEDGTITVLVGPSGCGKTTSLRMINRMVEPTGGQVLLDGKDVAEGDPALLRRGIGYVIQHAGLFPHRTVLDNIATVPLLSGWDKAKARKRAAELLETIGLPVELGKRYPAQLSGGQQQRVGVARALAADSPVLLMDEPFSAVDPIVREDLQNELLRLQSQLGKTIVFVTHDIDEAVRLGDKVAVMRVGGKLAQYGTPADVLRHPVDDFVASFVGRDRGYRGLSFLSAEGVEVKEIELVEIGSPVSASDGWRLGVNADKQPRGWLRPDSTVDGALSEDDLVAGGSLWIHGTPIRGALDAALSSPASLGVVVDEDHRVLGGVVARQVLDVIEATPQAS; encoded by the coding sequence GTGACCATCGAATTCCGCGACGTGACCAAGCAGTATCCGGATGGGACGGTCGCCGTCGACAAGCTCAACCTGACGGTCGAGGACGGCACGATCACCGTGCTCGTCGGCCCGTCCGGCTGCGGGAAGACGACGTCGCTGCGGATGATCAACCGGATGGTCGAGCCGACCGGCGGCCAGGTGCTGCTGGACGGCAAGGACGTCGCCGAGGGCGACCCGGCGCTGCTGCGCCGCGGCATCGGCTACGTCATCCAGCACGCCGGGCTCTTTCCACATCGGACGGTGCTGGACAACATCGCCACCGTGCCGCTGTTGTCGGGCTGGGACAAGGCGAAGGCGCGCAAGCGGGCGGCCGAGCTGCTCGAGACCATCGGCCTGCCGGTCGAGCTCGGCAAGCGGTACCCGGCCCAGCTCTCGGGTGGCCAGCAGCAGCGCGTCGGCGTCGCCCGCGCGCTCGCCGCGGACTCGCCGGTGCTGCTGATGGACGAGCCGTTCTCCGCCGTCGACCCGATCGTGCGCGAGGACCTGCAGAACGAGCTGCTGCGGCTGCAGTCGCAGCTGGGCAAGACCATCGTGTTCGTCACGCACGACATCGACGAGGCCGTCCGGCTCGGCGACAAGGTCGCGGTGATGCGCGTCGGCGGCAAGCTCGCCCAGTACGGCACGCCCGCCGACGTGCTGCGCCACCCGGTGGACGACTTCGTCGCGTCGTTCGTCGGCCGCGACCGCGGCTACCGCGGACTGTCCTTCCTCTCCGCCGAGGGTGTCGAGGTCAAGGAGATCGAGCTGGTCGAGATCGGCTCCCCGGTCTCCGCGAGCGACGGCTGGCGGCTCGGTGTCAACGCGGACAAGCAGCCTCGCGGCTGGCTGCGGCCGGACTCCACAGTGGACGGCGCACTGTCCGAAGACGACCTCGTCGCCGGCGGCTCACTGTGGATCCACGGCACGCCGATCCGCGGCGCGCTCGACGCCGCGCTGTCGTCGCCGGCCAGCCTCGGCGTGGTCGTCGACGAAGACCACCGCGTGCTCGGCGGCGTCGTCGCGAGACAGGTCCTGGACGTGATCGAGGCGACGCCCCAGGCGTCATGA
- a CDS encoding ABC transporter permease, which yields MSFFDELGNYLSSANTRVEVLGDLGDHVYLALLPLVLGIVLAIAAGWLGHRWRPARQVLMVLANLLYTIPSLALFVVIPGLIGSKILDSVNVVVALTIYTTALLVRPVLDALDAVPPPVTAAATAVGYKPVRLFFAVELPLSVPVLAAGVRVASVSNISLVSVGALIGTGGLGVLFTDGFQREYFSPIVVGIVLTLLLALVVDLVLVGIRNLLTPWTRVVAA from the coding sequence ATGAGCTTCTTCGACGAGCTCGGGAACTACCTGAGCAGCGCGAACACGCGCGTCGAAGTCCTCGGTGACCTGGGCGACCACGTCTACCTGGCGCTGCTCCCGCTGGTACTGGGCATCGTCCTCGCGATCGCCGCGGGCTGGCTCGGCCACCGTTGGCGGCCCGCCCGGCAGGTGCTGATGGTGCTGGCCAACCTGCTCTACACGATCCCGTCGCTGGCGCTGTTCGTCGTGATCCCCGGCCTGATCGGGTCGAAGATCCTGGACAGCGTCAACGTCGTCGTCGCGCTGACGATCTACACCACGGCGCTGCTGGTCCGCCCGGTGCTCGACGCGCTGGACGCCGTGCCGCCGCCGGTGACCGCCGCCGCGACCGCCGTCGGGTACAAGCCGGTGCGGCTGTTCTTCGCGGTCGAGCTGCCGCTGTCCGTGCCGGTGCTCGCGGCGGGCGTGCGGGTGGCGTCGGTCAGCAACATCAGCCTGGTCAGCGTCGGCGCGCTGATCGGCACCGGTGGTCTCGGTGTGCTGTTCACCGACGGTTTCCAGCGCGAGTACTTCTCGCCGATCGTCGTCGGCATCGTGCTGACGCTGCTGCTGGCGCTGGTCGTCGACCTGGTCCTGGTGGGGATCCGGAACCTGCTGACGCCATGGACCAGGGTGGTTGCCGCATGA
- a CDS encoding class I SAM-dependent methyltransferase, translating to MDPVTTDYDSFAEAYAAENETSLMNAYYTLPAVLDLAGDVDGRRILDVGCGSGPLFAALRERGAVVSGCDASAKMVEVARRKLGDGADLRVADLGEPLPYPDGAFDDVVAALVLHYLEDWAAPLAEIRRVLEPGGRLIMAVNHPILYKMVHPEGDYFAIAKWTDEYAFGVLTYWHRPLHAMTDAFTAAGFRTAVISEPPFAPEACEHFPDELAKFPSGAFLGFLFFVLEAG from the coding sequence ATGGATCCCGTGACCACCGACTACGACAGCTTCGCCGAGGCTTACGCGGCCGAGAACGAGACCAGTCTCATGAACGCCTACTACACGCTGCCCGCTGTGCTGGACCTGGCCGGGGACGTCGACGGGCGGCGGATCCTCGATGTCGGCTGTGGCTCCGGGCCGCTCTTCGCCGCGCTGCGGGAGCGTGGTGCCGTCGTGAGCGGGTGCGACGCCAGCGCCAAGATGGTCGAGGTGGCTCGCCGGAAGCTCGGCGACGGCGCGGACCTGCGGGTCGCCGACCTGGGTGAACCGCTGCCGTATCCCGATGGCGCCTTCGACGACGTCGTCGCGGCCCTGGTCCTGCACTACCTCGAGGACTGGGCCGCGCCGCTGGCCGAGATCCGGCGCGTGCTCGAGCCCGGCGGCCGGCTGATCATGGCCGTCAACCACCCGATCCTCTACAAGATGGTCCACCCCGAAGGCGACTACTTCGCCATCGCCAAGTGGACCGACGAGTACGCCTTCGGCGTGCTCACCTACTGGCACCGGCCGCTGCACGCGATGACCGACGCCTTCACCGCGGCCGGCTTCCGCACCGCCGTGATCAGCGAACCGCCGTTCGCGCCGGAAGCCTGCGAGCACTTCCCCGACGAACTCGCGAAGTTCCCGTCCGGGGCGTTCCTGGGCTTCCTGTTTTTCGTTCTCGAGGCCGGCTAA
- a CDS encoding LLM class flavin-dependent oxidoreductase — MYAPSSSVGVRINREQPPSRLVELARRAEAAGLDEVWLVEDCFWAAGIATVATALAVTSTIKVGIGVLPAVARNPAIAAMELAALAELHPGRLIGGLGHGVASWMRQIGAYPASQLAALEETLVAVRRLLAGDRVSMRGRHVDLDEVELVFPPSVVPPVLAGVRRPKSLAVAGSSADGTILAEPSPPEFVRTALAAIGDAPGHAVVTYNWLALGDPSRARLTIAESLTPGSRVQVEGLPFASELLSLVDSSSTVDELAAGLDPSWLSRLAVCGDLEECVAAVRALHEAGSGSVVLLPLPEEPPERGIEDAGRVAAALRR; from the coding sequence ATGTACGCACCGAGCTCGTCCGTCGGCGTCCGGATCAACCGCGAGCAGCCGCCGTCCCGGCTGGTCGAGCTGGCCCGTCGGGCGGAGGCCGCGGGTCTCGACGAGGTTTGGCTGGTCGAGGACTGCTTCTGGGCGGCCGGGATCGCGACGGTGGCGACGGCGCTGGCGGTGACGTCGACGATCAAGGTGGGCATCGGCGTCCTCCCGGCGGTGGCCCGCAACCCGGCGATCGCGGCGATGGAGCTGGCGGCGCTGGCGGAGCTGCACCCGGGCCGGCTGATCGGCGGGCTGGGCCACGGGGTGGCGTCGTGGATGCGCCAGATCGGCGCGTACCCGGCTTCGCAGTTGGCGGCTCTGGAGGAGACGCTGGTGGCGGTCCGCCGCCTCCTGGCCGGCGACCGGGTGTCGATGCGGGGCAGGCACGTCGACCTGGACGAGGTGGAGCTGGTGTTCCCGCCGTCTGTGGTGCCCCCGGTGCTGGCGGGCGTCCGCCGTCCGAAGTCGCTGGCGGTGGCGGGTTCGTCGGCGGACGGGACGATCTTGGCGGAACCGTCTCCACCGGAGTTCGTCCGGACGGCGCTGGCGGCGATCGGCGACGCTCCCGGGCACGCGGTGGTGACGTACAACTGGCTGGCCTTGGGTGACCCTTCGCGGGCACGGCTGACGATCGCGGAGTCGTTGACGCCGGGATCCCGGGTGCAGGTCGAGGGGCTGCCGTTCGCTTCGGAGCTGCTCTCGCTGGTGGACTCTTCGTCCACTGTGGACGAACTGGCCGCCGGGCTGGACCCATCGTGGCTTTCGCGGCTGGCGGTGTGCGGGGATCTGGAGGAGTGCGTGGCCGCGGTGCGTGCCCTTCACGAGGCCGGGAGCGGGTCGGTGGTGCTGCTGCCGCTGCCGGAGGAGCCGCCGGAGCGGGGCATCGAGGACGCGGGCCGAGTGGCGGCGGCCTTGCGTCGTTAG
- a CDS encoding GNAT family N-acetyltransferase, whose translation MLIRRETPADRTAIHAIHRDDFRREPGVTPVEAPLVDELRADGDLLDALSLVAVRDGEVVGHVCCSRARVGEDTTSAVGLGPLGVLPGHQATGVGSALVHAVLGAADALGYGLVVLLGNPAYYARFGFVTASTLSIAAPDPAWGKNFQARTLTGYQPTQAGAFEYAPAFSRI comes from the coding sequence GTGCTGATCCGCCGTGAGACACCCGCCGACCGGACCGCGATCCACGCGATCCACCGCGACGACTTCCGGCGCGAACCCGGCGTCACCCCGGTCGAGGCACCACTGGTCGACGAGCTGCGCGCGGACGGCGACCTGCTCGACGCGCTGTCGCTGGTGGCCGTCCGCGATGGCGAAGTCGTCGGGCACGTGTGCTGCAGCCGGGCCCGCGTCGGCGAGGACACGACGTCGGCGGTCGGGCTGGGGCCGCTCGGCGTGCTGCCCGGGCACCAGGCCACCGGCGTCGGCTCGGCGCTGGTGCACGCGGTGCTCGGCGCCGCGGACGCGCTCGGGTACGGCCTGGTCGTCCTGCTCGGCAACCCGGCGTACTACGCGCGGTTCGGCTTCGTCACGGCGTCGACGCTCTCGATCGCGGCGCCGGATCCGGCCTGGGGCAAGAACTTCCAGGCCCGCACGCTCACCGGCTACCAACCCACCCAGGCTGGCGCGTTCGAATACGCGCCGGCGTTCTCCCGGATCTGA
- a CDS encoding MFS transporter has protein sequence MNNVTPLPRLRTHRVAVAGIFFVVGVQLGTWFARVPELRTALHLSFSQLGAVLLAQTVGVIIAMQVAGHLSAYLDSRAVVRLTATIVPWFPALVAISPGAVTAAAVMLGWGLVAGLLDVAVNTQGVALEQFGRRPFLSSLHAVWGAGALTGSLGAVVAIRAGVPLGVHFATVAAVLCVLALVAGRHALPERRSGTRREPGKRARTGLLSGWTRAVLVLGGLGAAAALCEGAVSSWCGVFLREQRGATADVASLGYFVFILAQTATRMFGDRVHRVLGPVALLRWSMAATAAGVLVAVLSPDPWSGLAGFALQGCGLAVVIPLIAGAVGHGGGNTSVAIARFSTLHQVGVLAGPALFGRLAQTSGVSTALALLVLPVGLIAVFAKATVTARPAVLATAEGRRAA, from the coding sequence ATGAATAACGTCACGCCGCTGCCCCGGCTGCGCACGCACCGGGTGGCCGTGGCCGGCATCTTCTTCGTCGTCGGGGTCCAGCTCGGGACGTGGTTCGCGCGCGTCCCGGAACTGCGCACTGCCCTGCACCTCAGCTTCTCGCAGCTGGGGGCGGTGCTGCTCGCCCAGACCGTCGGCGTGATCATCGCCATGCAGGTCGCCGGGCACCTGTCGGCCTACCTCGACAGCCGCGCGGTCGTCCGGCTGACCGCGACGATCGTGCCGTGGTTCCCCGCGCTCGTCGCGATCTCCCCCGGCGCCGTCACCGCGGCGGCCGTGATGCTGGGGTGGGGTCTGGTGGCCGGCCTGCTCGACGTGGCCGTCAACACCCAGGGCGTCGCGCTGGAACAGTTCGGCCGGCGCCCGTTCCTCAGCAGTCTGCACGCGGTGTGGGGCGCCGGTGCGCTGACCGGGTCGCTCGGCGCGGTCGTCGCCATCCGGGCCGGGGTGCCGCTCGGTGTGCACTTCGCCACCGTCGCCGCTGTCCTGTGCGTGCTGGCGCTGGTCGCGGGGCGGCACGCGCTGCCCGAGCGGCGGAGCGGCACGCGCCGTGAACCGGGGAAACGGGCGCGGACCGGGCTGCTTTCCGGGTGGACCCGGGCGGTGCTGGTGCTGGGCGGTCTCGGCGCGGCGGCCGCGTTGTGCGAGGGCGCGGTGTCGAGCTGGTGCGGGGTGTTCCTGCGCGAGCAACGCGGCGCGACCGCGGACGTCGCTTCGCTGGGCTACTTCGTGTTCATCCTGGCGCAGACCGCCACCCGGATGTTCGGTGACCGCGTGCACCGCGTGCTCGGGCCGGTGGCGCTGCTGCGGTGGAGCATGGCGGCCACCGCGGCCGGGGTGCTGGTGGCAGTGCTGTCGCCGGACCCGTGGTCCGGGTTGGCCGGGTTCGCGCTGCAGGGCTGCGGGCTCGCGGTGGTGATCCCGCTCATCGCGGGCGCGGTCGGCCACGGCGGCGGCAACACGAGCGTCGCCATCGCCCGGTTCTCCACGCTGCACCAGGTGGGGGTGCTGGCCGGGCCCGCCCTGTTCGGCCGGCTGGCCCAGACCTCCGGCGTCAGCACGGCACTGGCCCTGCTCGTGCTCCCGGTGGGGCTGATCGCGGTGTTCGCGAAGGCGACCGTCACGGCGCGGCCCGCCGTCCTCGCCACCGCCGAGGGCCGGCGCGCGGCCTGA
- a CDS encoding galactosyltransferase-related protein, with protein sequence MCELRAANPMRVRPVRAGSGTFAAASAYRRAVPATGDLATRVTGYVVLTLDPAVPDVAADYWMHSERFYRVVAGPVADRLGGDLAYRRLAAHPTDAGAERALVTRVRTLLGEDPALADELGRRADAADDNVYINYFRGPGYGPGAHDAGLEHLTGLTGRAATRPDGRGDDVLVVVPISDRDGAGRIRNLMACLLALRDQTMPAPHYRVTVVEFDDRPRWRGRIEPLVDHYVHVTGHGLFNKSWTFNAGVRQTLGAARTLCLLDADILVDRDFLARNHARFAEHGHDAHLPHTEMLSLDAPASHHLIEERCDRGTADVPLAGARGLLLRDVPGACLWIRPELYERVGGFDERYRGWGGEDEDMLYRVASAGSVIQFDDVFVHLAHRRPAMRREDGQPFNAQVPVGTWTGAQGYGGLDHPARATGTDE encoded by the coding sequence ATGTGCGAACTGCGTGCGGCGAATCCGATGCGCGTCCGGCCGGTGCGGGCGGGCAGCGGGACGTTCGCGGCGGCCTCGGCCTACCGGCGAGCCGTCCCGGCCACCGGGGACCTCGCCACGCGGGTGACCGGCTACGTCGTCCTGACGCTCGACCCGGCCGTGCCCGACGTCGCCGCCGACTACTGGATGCACAGCGAACGCTTCTACCGCGTGGTCGCCGGCCCGGTCGCCGACCGGCTGGGCGGCGACCTCGCCTACCGGCGGCTGGCCGCGCACCCCACCGACGCCGGCGCCGAACGCGCCCTCGTGACGCGGGTGCGGACGCTGCTCGGCGAAGACCCGGCGCTGGCGGACGAACTCGGCAGGCGCGCCGACGCCGCCGACGACAACGTCTACATCAACTACTTCCGCGGCCCCGGCTACGGTCCCGGCGCGCACGACGCCGGCCTCGAGCACCTCACGGGGCTCACCGGCCGGGCGGCGACGCGACCGGACGGCCGCGGTGACGACGTGCTGGTGGTCGTCCCGATCTCCGACCGCGACGGCGCGGGCCGGATCCGCAACCTGATGGCCTGCCTGCTGGCATTGCGCGACCAGACGATGCCGGCGCCGCACTACCGGGTGACCGTCGTGGAGTTCGACGACCGCCCGCGGTGGCGCGGCCGGATCGAACCGCTCGTGGACCACTACGTGCACGTCACCGGCCACGGCCTGTTCAACAAGTCCTGGACCTTCAACGCCGGCGTCCGGCAGACCCTCGGGGCCGCCCGCACGCTGTGCCTGCTCGACGCCGACATCCTCGTCGACCGCGACTTCCTGGCGCGCAACCACGCCCGGTTCGCCGAGCACGGCCATGACGCGCACCTGCCGCACACCGAGATGCTGTCGCTGGACGCCCCGGCCAGTCACCACCTGATCGAGGAACGCTGCGACCGCGGCACGGCCGACGTGCCGCTCGCCGGGGCCCGCGGGCTGCTGCTGCGGGACGTGCCCGGTGCCTGCCTGTGGATCCGGCCGGAGCTGTACGAGCGGGTCGGCGGGTTCGACGAGCGCTACCGCGGCTGGGGCGGCGAGGACGAGGACATGCTCTACCGCGTCGCGTCGGCCGGCTCGGTGATCCAGTTCGACGACGTGTTCGTCCACCTCGCGCACCGGCGGCCGGCGATGCGGCGCGAGGACGGGCAGCCGTTCAACGCCCAGGTGCCGGTCGGCACGTGGACCGGAGCGCAGGGCTACGGCGGGCTCGACCACCCGGCACGGGCCACCGGCACCGATGAATAA